A genomic stretch from Thalassophryne amazonica chromosome 18, fThaAma1.1, whole genome shotgun sequence includes:
- the LOC117530914 gene encoding zinc finger protein 518A-like: MEEDSVLSDDAAKNGKRIIVEEGMEKVKDFVYKNFKEGTDDSLVKNTEQTCTKGHGISLRKETPSVNKAHCKNQQGAVFSGKILSFGCSVCQDGLMYSPNDLLKHFRATHHGILPRYPCDLCGFVTYEFPALQRHRMEHRNAMATCEICNDEVEYSLLMLTRHYIACHSKNGRFACKLCGFTTVDAGTFVQHIHHHNESSWKCFKCKHSSLSQAEHHKHMKGHSGKFLFMCQICAYGATRSECLQKHMLAVHKEETVRQKTCSTGDDSSSPAGSVILKAMLNKCSSITGALQEYQRNPELNCHSELSCPPNQNGWLLNEEEINHFDGMLENDNKLTSKISEQSDSVGSFQECDHSASADQVNYNNPNGLTVLMVKNKISLPPNCTTKVIGFKVVGGKKHLVLKVIPAAKQELSIQTFTDAASQNLGMKSKERFENGDCPDITSSLLYSFSHSFRNGSCLQRDQDGMAVKLNIETEAKSEYCLLSPAPNRVHRQTTPSPCADEVHPVTSDFEDVGDQSHSYQSTCSERSSFNDIISESCDTDENTQCGAEISNNVFTDKDAGTSLPTHAVNQTLSKVAVVENIDNPDDAVSISVTVTDALSDKHKDNWDLNATEGDQFLSSQEHAGSVTEMKPHTEDPLQMDTPQNLKEIIMTIPDSPEKPSTVSHKEKDSLVLSSSVQNSPNQEVFTFHNYSKEIVDISAEDVQEFDDLSEITDEESECESTHFTLTLAESPEPFTGDSGDESSQNESLCDHEKSIKNVPHGDSEVDCISRVEDPPTECVDSEAVLQDFNIIKIEEENIPISNNDSETIEPSASLGRSVEEPSASLGRSVEEPSVSLRRSVEEPSASLSRSVEEPSASLGRSVEEPSGAFTQKVSKESMNFSSANSSSGLSKATLQILQLSDGKQPVLLRTIDNKVSMPVKFTTAPGFKIIANSTNPQINFTCMKAGFEKANNTSGATFSSSTRIGVLAPRAEAVEKGVTLLSAVQPGVGTISNRVLINSTGHKGPVLFTSTSPFNTADKTLKTQPTCYLVQRSVPLVQTSSTSGPKLANVQQWPGSRPVFAMPVSSLGKATTLQPVRLFRCFSPAKPGIFLNNQNAKMVTQCSQISGSSGNKVLLKLIAPSSDSASAPPNSSYKPVFLATGSHTQCLLLPANISKDNVPAGMTKLVTIQSTAEGNSTESISQLNVTKQGETDRTVRAPSPVQPAGKRKRHTKELLQLPVAVHKARRLENKEASEKETTGLWQPVAKDVESKLRIVPFRSRQTIKYPRRHQPVVVLNHPDADIPEVANIMKVVSRHRGAVAKVALSQKTVDALSELDAAGKTCVTADQSEGQNPRPRPLHSAVRERFLLKLKLKKKSKKKYEVVDNVPGCRGKSAVFECWFCGRLFNNQEDWIGHGQRHLMEATRDWNKLF, from the coding sequence ATGGAAGAAGACTCTGTGTTATCTGATGATGCTGCAAAAAATGGTAAAAGGATCATTGTTGAAGAAGGAATGGAAAAGGTAAAGGACTTTGTCTATAAGAATTTCAAAGAGGGGACCGATGATTCTCTTGTCAAAAATACAGAACAGACTTGCACTAAGGGACATGGGATCTCCCTGAGGAAAGAGACGCCGTCCGTCAATAAAGCCCACTGTAAAAATCAACAAGGGGCAGTTTTCTCTGGGAAGATTTTAAGTTTTGGATGCTCTGTATGTCAAGATGGTTTGATGTATAGCCCCAATGACCTCCTCAAGCATTTTCGAGCAACCCACCACGGAATCCTTCCAAGGTACCCTTGTGATCTGTGCGGCTTTGTCACATATGAATTTCCTGCTCTTCAGCGTCATCGGATGGAGCACAGGAACGCGATGGCTACATGTGAAATTTGTAATGACGAGGTTGAGTACTCTTTACTTATGCTTACTCGCCACTACATCGCTTGTCATAGTAAAAATGGACGCTTTGCCTGTAAGTTGTGTGGGTTTACAACTGTAGATGCTGGGACATTCGTTCAGCACATCCATCATCATAATGAGAGTTCTTGGAAGTGTTTTAAATGTAAGCATTCAAGTTTGAGCCAAGCCGAACACCACAAGCACATGAAGGGTCACTCGGGTAAATTCCTCTTCATGTGTCAGATATGTGCATATGGAGCAACAAGGAGCGAGTGTCTTCAAAAACATATGTTGGCTGTACACAAAGAAGAGACGGTGAGACAGAAGACATGCAGTACAGGAGATGACAGCAGCTCACCAGCAGGTTCTGTAATCTTAAAAGCTATGCTAAATAAATGCTCCTCCATTACTGGGGCATTGCAAGAGTATCAGCGCAATCCAGAACTGAACTGTCATTCTGAACTGTCATGTCCACCAAATCAGAATGGTTGGCTTTTGAACGAAGAGGAGATAAATCATTTTGATGGGATGCTGGAAAACGACAACAAACTTACCAGCAAAATCTCAGAACAGTCGGACTCCGTAGGATCATTTCAAGAATGTGATCATTCTGCCAGCGCTGACCAGGTGAACTACAACAACCCCAATGGACTAACTGTACTCATGGTGAAGAACAAAATCTCTCTTCCCCCCAACTGTACAACAAAAGTCATTGGATTCAAGGTGGTAGGTGGCAAAAAGCATTTAGTTCTTAAAGTAATACCAGCGGCAAAACAAGAGCTGTCCATACAGACTTTTACAGATGCAGCATCCCAAAATCTTGGGATGAAAAGTAAGGAACGTTTTGAGAACGGGGATTGTCCTGATATTACGAGTTCACTATTATACAGCTTCTCTCATTCTTTCAGAAATGGATCTTGTTTGCAAAGGGATCAAGATGGCATGGCAGTAAAATTAAACATCGAGACAGAAGCAAAGTCTGAGTACTGCCTCTTGTCCCCTGCACCAAACCGTGTGCACAGACAAACCACTCCTTCACCCTGTGCTGACGAAGTGCATCCTGTGACGAGTGACTTTGAGGATGTCGGTGACCAAAGTCACTCATATCAATCAACCTGCTCCGAGAGGAGCAGTTTTAATGATATAATCTCTGAGTCATGTGACACTGATGAAAATACCCAGTGTGGTGCTGAAATAAGTAACAATGTTTTTACAGATAAGGACGCGGGCACATCGTTACCAACACATGCTGTTAATCAGACGCTTTCCAAAGTAGCTGTTGTTGAAAATATTGACAACCCTGATGATGCAGTCAGTATTTCGGTAACTGTTACTGATGCCCTGTCTGACAAACATAAAGACAACTGGGATTTAAACGCTACGGAAGGTGATCAGTTTCTTAGTAGTCAAGAACATGCTGGTAGTGTAACGGAGATGAAACCTCACACTGAAGACCCACTGCAAATGGATACTCCGCAAAACTTAaaagaaatcataatgacaattcCAGATTCTCCAGAAAAACCGTCGACTGTCTCACATAAAGAGAAGGACAGTCTTGTGCTCTCCAGCAGTGTGCAGAATTCACCAAACCAAGAAGTGTTTACATTTCATAATTACTCAAAGGAAATAGTTGACATTTCAGCCGAAGACGTCCAGGAATTTGACGATTTGTCTGAAATAACAGACGAAGAGAGCGAGTGTGAATCCACTCACTTTACCCTGACTTTGGCAGAGTCTCCAGAGCCATTCACAGGTGACAGCGGAGATGAGTCGAGTCAGAATGAAAGCCTGTGTGATCATGAGAAAAGCAttaaaaatgtgccacatggtgACTCTGAAGTGGACTGCATATCCAGGGTTGAAGATCCTCCCACAGAGTGTGTTGATTCAGAAGCAGTACTCCAGGACTTCAATATTATTAAAATTGAGGAGGAAAACATTCCTATTTCCAACAACGACTCTGAGACCATTGAACCTTCAGCCTCCTTGGGGAGATCTGTGGAGGAACCTTCAGCCTCCTTGGGGAGATCTGTGGAGGAACCTTCAGTCTCCCTGCGCAGATCTGTGGAGGAACCTTCAGCCTCCCTGAGCAGATCTGTGGAGGAACCTTCAGCCTCCCTGGGCAGATCTGTGGAGGAACCTTCAGGTGCCTTTACCCAGAAGGTCAGCAAAGAAAGTATGAACTTTTCAAGTGCAAATTCCTCTTCAGGGCTTTCAAAAGCAACTTTACAAATTCTTCAGCTATCAGATGGTAAACAGCCAGTGCTCCTGAGGACTATTGACAATAAAGTTTCCATGCCGGTGAAGTTCACGACTGCTCCAGGTTTTAAAATTATCGCTAACTCAACAAATCCTCAGATTAATTTTACTTGCATGAAGGCAGGGTTTGAAAAGGCAAATAACACTAGTGGTGCAACGTTTTCTTCAAGCACTCGGATAGGTGTGTTGGCCCCAAGAGCTGAGGCTGTGGAAAAAGGGGTGACGCTTCTATCTGCCGTTCAGCCGGGTGTTGGCACCATTTCAAACCGTGTCCTTATCAACAGTACAGGTCATAAGGGCCCTGTCCTCTTTACAAGCACATCACCTTTTAATACTGCTGACAAAACGCTAAAAACTCAACCAACGTGCTACTTGGTGCAGAGGTCCGTTCCATTAGTTCAGACTTCCAGTACTTCTGGTCCTAAACTTGCAAATGTACAGCAGTGGCCAGGTTCCCGCCCTGTTTTTGCCATGCCTGTGAGTTCTTTAGGCAAAGCCACCACTCTGCAGCCTGTTCGCCTGTTTCGGTGCTTTTCTCCAGCTAAACCAGGAATATTCTTGAATAACCAGAATGCAAAAATGGTGACTCAGTGCAGCCAAATCAGTGGAAGCTCTGGAAATAAAGTTCTGCTTAAACTCATCGCGCCTTCTAGTGACTCAGCAAGTGCTCCACCCAACTCCAGCTATAAGCCTGTGTTTCTAGCTACTGGTTCGCACACCCAGTGTCTTCTACTGCCAGCAAACATAAGTAAGGACAATGTCCCCGCTGGAATGACGAAATTGGTCACCATACAAAGTACTGCAGAAGGAAACAGTACGGAATCGATCTCCCAGCTAAATGTAACAAAACAGGGTGAAACGGACAGAACAGTCAGAGCCCCAAGTCCAGTTCAACCTGCAGGTAAAAGGAAGAGGCACACAAAAGAGTTACTACAACTTCCAGTGGCCGTGCACAAAGCAAGGAGACTGGAAAATAAAGAAGCATCTGAGAAAGAGACTACAGGCTTATGGCAGCCTGTTGCCAAAGACGTTGAAAGCAAACTGAGAATTGTCCCATTCCGTTCTCGACAGACAATCAAATACCCTCGACGACACCAGCCTGTCGTGGTCCTCAACCATCCAGATGCTGACATTCCTGAAGTGGCCAATATCATGAAGGTGGTCAGCAGGCACCGAGGTGCTGTTGCTAAGGTGGCTCTGTCGCAAAAAACTGTTGATGCACTGTCTGAACTTGATGCTGCCGGTAAAACGTGTGTGACTGCTGATCAGTCTGAAGGTCAGAATCCCAGGCCACGGCCCCTTCACAGCGCTGTCCGCGAGCGATTCCTTCTTAAActgaaattaaagaaaaaaagcaaaaaaaagtatGAAGTAGTGGACAATGTACCAGGTTGTAGAGGAAAATCTGCAGTTTTTGAGTGCTGGTTTTGTGGCCGGCTcttcaacaaccaagaagactGGATCGGCCACGGCCAGCGCCATCTCATGGAGGCAACCCGAGACTGGAATAAGTTGTTCTAA